GCGGCTTTGCGGAAACATCGATCAGCGGCATCACCCGCCGCGCCAACGTCGCCCTCGGCAGTTTCTATACCTACTTCGAATCGAAGGAGAGCATCTTCCGCGACCTGGTGCGTGACATGAGCGAACAGGTGCGCGTCGAGGTGTCGAAAGGCGTCGATCCCGAAGCGCAATCCTTCGGCATCGAGCAATCCGCCCTCGCCGCCTTCCTACGCTTCGTAAAAGCAAACAAGGCTATCTACCGCATCATCGACGAGGCGGAATTCGTCGATCCGGAATCCTACAGGCTGCATTACAAAAGCACGGCCGCTCGCATTCTCGGTCGCCTCAAGGCCGGCAGCGAAAGCGGCGTTTTCCGCGACGACCTGGAAGAAGCGCACGCATGGGCCGTCATGGGCATGAACGTATTCCTCGGCCTGCGCTACGCGGTGTGGGACGAAGACGGCGACGATCCGGACCGCGTGTCCGCCATTGCCCGTTCTCTATTGGAACACGGCCTTGCCAGGCGCTGATCAGCCGTAGCCCATCAGCTTGAGAACTTCCTCGCGGCTACGGGCATCTTCGCGGAATGTGCCCATCATTCGGCTTGTCACCATTCCCACCCCCGGCGTACGGACGCCGCGTGCCGTCATGCAGGCGTGGGTGGCATCGATCACCACCGCGACGCCGCGCGGTTCAAGGTGCTCCCAGATGCATTCCGCCACTTCGGCGGTCAGCCGTTCCTGGATCTGCAAGCGCCTGGCAAACCCGTGCAGGACGCGCGCAAGCTTAGATATGCCGACCACGCGGTTGCTCGGCAGGTAGGCGATCGCGGCCTTGCCGATGATCGGCGCCATGTGGTGCTCGCAATGGCTCTGGAACGGGATGTCTTTCAACAAGACGATCTCGTCGTAGCCGCCAACCTCTTCGAACACCCGGGACAGGTGGACGGCAGGGTCTTCGGTATAACCGAGGCAATATTCCTTCCATGCCCGCGCGACGCGTTGCGGCGTGTCGAGTAGCCCTTCCCGGTCGGGGTCGTCCCCCGCCCATCGAAGCAACGTGCGGACGGCGTCCTGCACTTCGTCCGGTACGGGGGGCTTGCCCCGCGGATCGTCTTCGTCGGGACCAACAAGGCTGCTCATTCGCCATTCCTCCTCGATAATCTCTTGCGCATGCGGCTGAGGCGCCCTCCCTTGCGGAAGATGCCGCCCTTGGCAAACGGTTCGAGCAGGTCGTCCGGATCCTCCGGATCGAGCGCCTGGGAACGGGCCAACTCCCTCTGGACGATGTTGAGTTCCGGCGGATGGTACCGCTGCAAGCGACGCGGGCTGTCGGTTTCGACGTGTTCGATCATGGCCGCCATCGAGCCGTGGCGGGCGAGCAGGTTGCGCATCTCTTCCTCTTCGACACCGCAGTGTTCGGCCAGCAGCGACCAGCGCAGGCCGCGAATGACGGCGCCTGCGTGCTCGTTCCCTTTGCGCGCCGCATCTATGAACAGGTCGCATTCGGAATCGAGCCGCATTGACCGATTGTTGAAATTGGCGCTGCCGACCCGCAGCACCTCGTCGTCGACGATCATGATCTTCGCATGAACGTAAATCGGCGTTTCGCCGACGTAGGGGCACCAGATCGAGAAGCGGTTCTCGTGATCCGCTTCGCGCACATAGCGTACGAGTTCGGCCCGGACATGGTCCATAACCTGCTGTTCCAGCCAGCCATCGGCGTTTTCGGGATGGACGATCACGATTTCCGGCGGATCGTCCTCCTCCAGACGCGCGATCATTGCTTCTGCGATCTTGCGAGAGGCGAAATACTGGCTTTCGGCATAGATGAAGCGTTTGGCCCGGCGAATGTGCGCAAGGAACAATTGCTCGATTTCGGTCACAGCGCCCCAGTCGCGGTAAGCCGCGCGGGTGCGGGCAATGCCGATCTCGACATTCTCGAATTGCACGTCGAGCTCGTCCGGCCACAGGCTGTCCGTCCGCTTCGCGTGCGGCTTCAGCGGCTTGCCGCCGGCACGGATCCAGCGGTCGCGGCCGATATCCTCCAGCGCATCGGCCACCTCGCCCTCGACCATCATCGTGGCATCATGCCAGGGCGTGTAGGTTCCGCCGCGCGGGGATTTGCGACGCTCGTCGTCTTCCTTGTGCTCACGCGTGTCCCAGCGGCCGTCTGTCATGTCGATGCCGCCACAAACCGCCAAGCGATCGTCGAGCACGGCAATCTTCTGATGATGCGAACACCCGGTGGGAAGGGCGCTATCGAAAGTGAAATCGATACGCTTGTGCGGCGACCAGCGCAGCAGATCGAACCACATCGAGCCCCGCAGGGGGAACTTGAAGATGCCGACGCTCCACTTGAGCAACCGGATTTCCAGGGTCTTGCGGTGCCGCACGAGCCAGGGAATGAAGCTGCCGAGGCGGGACGGCTGTTCCTTCTTCCGCCCCTTCTCGAACCAGCGGCGCCCCTCGGTCAGGTGAATGCGCGTATCGAAATCCCACCCTATCAGCAGGATGCGATGCCGCGCATTCATCATGGCCTGCTGCATCACGGAAAAATAGCACTGCGCGTCAATGATGAGCGAAGCCCTCTCCGCTTTCGCGAAGCGCCACACCGTTTCGTCCACGCCTTCCGACAAGCGCGAAACCTGTTTCGGTTTCGGCTCTTGTTCGGATCGCTGCTCGTCCGACTCGTTCTCTTTCGCCATGCCCCCCGCCGATCCCGGCCTATTCCTTGGCTTCGCTCTTCTTTTCGGGCGTCACTTCGGCATCGGCCTTTTCGACTTCCTTACGGCGATCGAACACCTTGGCCATCTGCTCTTCGTCATCCGTGTCGAGATACTTCTCGAAATCCTTGAAGTGCTCGTCCTCCTCCTCGTCGATGTGGTGGAGGTAGTCGTGCTTCAGGGTCTTGAACTTCTGCAGCCATGCGCTCGACGACATGTCGGTTGCGGCCAGATCGTTGAGCGTTTCGTTGATTTCGTGGTGCTCGGCCACCGAATGGCGGGTCTCGTCCGTTGTTTCGGGTTTGCGGAGCATGGTGGCGTAAAGCGCCTGCTCCTCGGCCGCGGCGTGGCTCTTCACCTCCTTTGTGAATTCGGTGAACAGCTGCTCGCGCTCCGGGCTGTCGCCGCTGGTCTCGCCGATCTTCTCCAGCAATTCGCGGTGGCGATCGTGGTCTTCCTTGAGGCGAGCGAAAATCTGTTCAGCGGCCATGGCAATTCTCCGATTGTGTGCTTGGTTGGAGAATGTGCGGGCGCGCGGAGGGTTCCAACCTCCCGTTGACCCGAAACCAAACACCCCGCCCCCGCTTTCGCGGAGACGGGGTGTTTGATGGCGCGCCCGGAAGGATTGTCTGCGCGCCTGCGGCGCTCCGCCTTCTCCGCCGCTGCGCGGCTCCGAATCCGAACGGGTCCGAACCTCCCACTGACCCGAAACCAAACACCCCGCCCCCGCTTTCGCGGAGACGGGGTGTTTGATGGCGCGCCCGGAAGGATTCGAACCTCCGGCCACCTGATTCGTAGTCAGGTACTCTATCCAGCTGAGCTACGGGCGCGCACTGGAAGCGGGCACATAGGCAGGGGATTTGCGCTTGGCAATAGCTATTCCGGGAAAAGCCGCCGCAGCTTTGCCGCAAGCTCGATGTCGAGCGGGGGGCGCGCGAGACTGTCGATTTCCGCGGCCGTGAACCAGCCGACGCCCTCCCCCTCCACGGCACGCGGGGTCCCCGCAAATTCCCCTACCCTGTAAAGGAGTAAGACAATGCCCGGCTCATCATCGACAGCGTCACGCTGGGCGAAGGAGACCGGCTCGATCGTCGCCGGATCGATCTCGATATCGAGCTCTTCGTGAAGCTCGCGGATCAAAGCTTCCGTCGGTTTTTCAGAGACTTCGACCTTTCCGCCGGGAAATTCCCACAACCCGCCATGCGCCTTTGCGAGCGGCCTGCGATGCATCAGCCATCGACCCGCCCCGTCTGGGATCGCGCCCGCGACCACCAGCAGGTATGTCGGATTCTTTTTCATGTCGCAGCCCGCCATCAACCTTTTGTTAGCATCCTCGCGGCAGAAGGGCTCCATCGCAACACGTCATTGGGGTGACCGATGTTCAACATCATCAAGTCATTGGGGAACGACGAGAAGGGCGCCACTGCTGTGGAGTACGGCCTGATCGTCGCGTTGATCGTGGTTGCGATCATCGGCGCGGTCAAAGGCGTCGCCGATGAAAACAACGGCATGTGGGCCACCGTAAGCAACAAGACGGCAGTCGCACACGGGACCGTTTAGAGTTTCTAAACTTCCGGCCGATATTTGAAGCAAGTCCCGAAGGCGCCGTCGGCAAATCCGGGCAGGGTACCGAAGACTGAAGACTGAACCAGGAGACCAACAATGCAGTTCATCAACAAGCTCGTCCGTGACGAAGAAGGCGCGACCGCAATCGAATACGGCCTGATCGCCGCTCTGATCGCTGTTGCAGCTATCGCAGCTATGCAGGGCCTCGGCGAGCAGCTGAACACGACCTTCAACAAGGTCAGCACGAAAATGGCCGAAAAAAACTAAGACGTTCGGACCAACCGAAAAGAAAGGCGGCCGGAGCGATCCGGCCGCCTTTTTCTTTGTCTTCAATCCGCGCCCTGCGAATGGGCGCGAAGCAATCAGCGCCCGCGAACCACGATCTTGTAGCTTTGCCCGGCGCGTACCTGGTCGGTGGACGACAAGCCGTTGAGGACCCGGAAGCGCGCTTCCTGCGCGCTATCGTAAGCCATCCGGCGCGACAGTGTAGCAACCGAATCGCCGCTGCCGGCCACGACCACATCGATAATGCGGGGCACGACCCGTGCCGCTTCCGCATCCGAAATACGCCGCACGGACTGGAACATCGGATTGAAGATGCCGGTCTGACCGGCCTGCGTAATCGTTAGGAAGTGGTAGGCGCGGCCACCACCGAAGTCATAGGCGAAGACGGTCACGTCGATCTGCTGCTGGCCGTTGTTTACGCGCGCGACGCCATACGAAGCCGGAAGGCCGTTGACGGTCGTGCGCTCTATGACTTGCGGGGTGACCTGCTGCTGCTGATTGCCAAGCTTTGCGAACTGGGCGCGCACGTAGGTTTCCAGGTTGCCGTTGTAGCTGTCGGTGGTGAACTGGCCCTGCCCACGGTCGCCATTGATCGAAACCGCGCGCGGCGAGTTCACCATGTAGAACCCGTTCGGGGCCGAGAAGCTGAGGCGGAAGTCGGGATGGATGAAGGTGTCGCCTTCGATCATGCCCTGTTCCGGCTTGTCGCCATAGGCAAGCCCGTCGATGCGGCTCAGAAAACGGTCGCGATTGGTGGTCGTGCCCGGTTTGCCGGCCGCGAAGGACAGCGCATCGTTGACACGCTCTGCGGGGTCGGGGTGGGTCGAAGCCCACTCCGGCAAGGTTGCGTTGCCGCGACCCTGCAATTGCGAATCAAGCGAGTTCTGCGCTGCGAGGCTTGCAAGCACGGTTGCCATTGCGCGCGGATCGTATCCGGCTTGGCTAAGGTAAGTGATGCCGAGTTGGTCGGCCTCGATTTCCTGACTGCGCGAATAGGACAGGGTGGCAAGCTGCGGTGCCTGACCGGCGACTTGTTGGCCCAGGCGGCCGAGAGCGCTGTCGCCGAGCAGCACGGCGGACGCTACCTGGCCGAGGATGCCGAGCAGCTGGTTGCGCTGCGCCGTCTGCTGGCGGCGGGCGGAATGGCGGGCGGCCACGTGGCCGACTTCATGGCCCAGCACGCCTGCAAGCTCTGCTTCGTTGTTCATCAGGCCGACAAGCTGGCGGGTGATGTAAACGTAGCCGCCCGGGACGGCGAAAGCGTTGTTGACCGAGCTGTCGAGCGTGGTGACGGTGAAACTATCGCGCGCCCCGGCAAGGCCCGACCGAACCGAAATGTCCTTGCCGATCATCTCGACATAAGCCGCCGCCGGGCCGGTTTCCTGGCCGCCGAACTGCTGGATGAATTGCGGGTGGGCTTCCTGTCCGATCTTGGCCTCTTCGGGCGTGATAGGCGACCCGGCAGGCACGTTCGCCCCGGGGATCGAGGCGCAGGCCGATAGCGCGAGCGCGGTCGCGGTCCCGGCTGCAAGGCGGGCGAAGCGGAATTTCTGGGTAAGTGCGGTCATGGCAATCCTCCACGGGTTGGGCGCGGAGCTGGTGTCCGCTGTTACCCTGTCCGAACCGCCATAAGGGTTCCTTGTTCCCGCGCGGGCGCTTCCTAGCTCGCGTCGATTTGCAGGAAACGCTCTTCGCGCAAGCGCCTGATTTCCGAAGGGTCTTTGCGAGCCAGCTCATCCAGTTCCTCGCCGATGGCGCGGGAAAGATACTCGGCGGCACCCTCATGATCGCGGTGCGCCCCGCCAACGGGCTCGCGCACGATGCGATCAATCACGCCGAGCGACTTCAGATCCTGCGCGGTCATCTTCATCGCTTCGGCTGCATCGGGTGCTTTTTCCGCAGTGCGCCAGAGGATCGAGGCGCAGCCTTCGGGCGAGATCACCGAATAGACCGCGTGCTCCAGCATCAGCACCCGCTCCGCACTCGCCAGCGCGACAGCGCCGCCGGATCCGCCCTCACCCACAATTACCGCCACCATCGGCGTCGGCAGGGCAAGGCAAGCCTCGGTCGCGCGGGCGATGGCTTCCGCCTGCCCGCGTTCTTCCGCCTCCACGCCCGGGAATGCGCCCGACGTATCCACCAGCGTGACAACAGGCAGGCCGAAGCGTCCGGCGAGTTCCATCAATCGGATCGCCTTGCGATAGCCCTCCGGCTTGCCCATGCCGAAATTGTGCTTCAGCCGGCTTTCGGTGTCGTTGCCCTTCTCGTGCCCGATCACCATCACGCGCCGGTCGCCGAGCCTTGCAAAGCCGCCCTGGATCGCCTCGTCGTCGCCATACAGGCGGTCGCCGCCCAAAGGCGTGAAGTCGGTAAAGATATGATCGATGTAATCGCGGAAATGCGGGCGCGCGGGGTGCCGGGCAACCTGCGTTTTCTGCCACGGCGTCAACGCTGAATAGGTGCTGGCGAGGAGATCGGCGCTCTTGGCCTCCAACCGGGCAAGCTCGTTGCCGATGTCCACTTCATCGCCCGCAGCGGCGGCGCGCAAGTCGGCAATACGAGACTCCAGCGCTGCGACCGGCTTTTCGAATTCGAGATAGCTAACCATCGGACAAAGCCGCTAGTCGCTTCGCCTGCGCGCTGCAAGCGGATGCCGCTCGTTCACCAGGGCGACAAGCCGCGCGGAGTCCACGTGGGTGTAGATTTGCGTGGTCGCGATATCGGCATGGCCGAGCATCGTCTGCAGCACGCGCAGGTCTGCCCCGCCTTCCAACAGATGCGTGGCAAAGGCGTGGCGCAGGACATGCGGGCTGATTTTTGCAGGGTCCAGCCCGGCGCGTGCCGCCAGTGCCTTGAGCAGCTGGAACAAACGCACGCGGGAAAGATGCTTGCCCCCGCGCGAGGGGAATAGGTGTTTCGTATCCTGCGGCCGCACCGCCAGCCAGCGCGATAGCACGGCGCGCGCGCGGCGGCTGACCGGCACCATACGCGCCTGCCCGCCCTTGCCGGTCACAGTCAGGAATGGCGCATCGCGCGGCACCGCCGCCAGCGGTAGAGAGACGAGTTCGGTGGCGCGCAGGCCGGAACCGTAAAGCAATTCGATCAGCACGAGCAGCCGGATGGCCGCGGGCTCGTCGCTGTCCGCCTCCTCCTCCGCTTTCCGGAAAAGCAGCTCGATCTGATCGTGGCCCAGCAATTTGGGGAGCGGGCGGCGCGTGGCAGGACGCGGCAGGGCGGAAGACGGGTCGTCATCGCGTAGTCCCTCGTCCACGCAGAAGCCGTAGAACTGGCGCAAGGCCGAGGATTTGCGCGCCACCGTGCTCGGCGCAAGATCGCTCCACGCGGCGGAGAGTTTCGCTAGCGCATCGCGCGATGCGGCGACCGGATCGCCGATCAGTTCGGCCACCCCTTCGAGATCGCGGCGATAGGCGGCGAGCGTGTTCGCCGCCGCGCCCCGCTCCGCAGCCAGCATGGCGAGGAAACTCTCGACCGCCTCACCGGCCGCCATCGGCCTAGCTCCGCGCGACCGCCTCTGCGGCGATCATCCGGGCTTCGGCTGACAGGCCTGCCTGGTCGAGGGCGCGCACGATATGGAACAGGTG
This sequence is a window from Alteriqipengyuania flavescens. Protein-coding genes within it:
- the folE gene encoding GTP cyclohydrolase I FolE is translated as MSSLVGPDEDDPRGKPPVPDEVQDAVRTLLRWAGDDPDREGLLDTPQRVARAWKEYCLGYTEDPAVHLSRVFEEVGGYDEIVLLKDIPFQSHCEHHMAPIIGKAAIAYLPSNRVVGISKLARVLHGFARRLQIQERLTAEVAECIWEHLEPRGVAVVIDATHACMTARGVRTPGVGMVTSRMMGTFREDARSREEVLKLMGYG
- a CDS encoding Flp family type IVb pilin, with translation MQFINKLVRDEEGATAIEYGLIAALIAVAAIAAMQGLGEQLNTTFNKVSTKMAEKN
- a CDS encoding phospholipase D-like domain-containing protein yields the protein MAKENESDEQRSEQEPKPKQVSRLSEGVDETVWRFAKAERASLIIDAQCYFSVMQQAMMNARHRILLIGWDFDTRIHLTEGRRWFEKGRKKEQPSRLGSFIPWLVRHRKTLEIRLLKWSVGIFKFPLRGSMWFDLLRWSPHKRIDFTFDSALPTGCSHHQKIAVLDDRLAVCGGIDMTDGRWDTREHKEDDERRKSPRGGTYTPWHDATMMVEGEVADALEDIGRDRWIRAGGKPLKPHAKRTDSLWPDELDVQFENVEIGIARTRAAYRDWGAVTEIEQLFLAHIRRAKRFIYAESQYFASRKIAEAMIARLEEDDPPEIVIVHPENADGWLEQQVMDHVRAELVRYVREADHENRFSIWCPYVGETPIYVHAKIMIVDDEVLRVGSANFNNRSMRLDSECDLFIDAARKGNEHAGAVIRGLRWSLLAEHCGVEEEEMRNLLARHGSMAAMIEHVETDSPRRLQRYHPPELNIVQRELARSQALDPEDPDDLLEPFAKGGIFRKGGRLSRMRKRLSRRNGE
- a CDS encoding tyrosine recombinase: MAAGEAVESFLAMLAAERGAAANTLAAYRRDLEGVAELIGDPVAASRDALAKLSAAWSDLAPSTVARKSSALRQFYGFCVDEGLRDDDPSSALPRPATRRPLPKLLGHDQIELLFRKAEEEADSDEPAAIRLLVLIELLYGSGLRATELVSLPLAAVPRDAPFLTVTGKGGQARMVPVSRRARAVLSRWLAVRPQDTKHLFPSRGGKHLSRVRLFQLLKALAARAGLDPAKISPHVLRHAFATHLLEGGADLRVLQTMLGHADIATTQIYTHVDSARLVALVNERHPLAARRRSD
- a CDS encoding (deoxy)nucleoside triphosphate pyrophosphohydrolase, with the protein product MKKNPTYLLVVAGAIPDGAGRWLMHRRPLAKAHGGLWEFPGGKVEVSEKPTEALIRELHEELDIEIDPATIEPVSFAQRDAVDDEPGIVLLLYRVGEFAGTPRAVEGEGVGWFTAAEIDSLARPPLDIELAAKLRRLFPE
- a CDS encoding TetR/AcrR family transcriptional regulator, whose product is MPRTERGKRTRRKLLNAAQAEFGERGFAETSISGITRRANVALGSFYTYFESKESIFRDLVRDMSEQVRVEVSKGVDPEAQSFGIEQSALAAFLRFVKANKAIYRIIDEAEFVDPESYRLHYKSTAARILGRLKAGSESGVFRDDLEEAHAWAVMGMNVFLGLRYAVWDEDGDDPDRVSAIARSLLEHGLARR
- a CDS encoding hemerythrin domain-containing protein, with the translated sequence MAAEQIFARLKEDHDRHRELLEKIGETSGDSPEREQLFTEFTKEVKSHAAAEEQALYATMLRKPETTDETRHSVAEHHEINETLNDLAATDMSSSAWLQKFKTLKHDYLHHIDEEEDEHFKDFEKYLDTDDEEQMAKVFDRRKEVEKADAEVTPEKKSEAKE
- a CDS encoding M48 family metalloprotease; amino-acid sequence: MTALTQKFRFARLAAGTATALALSACASIPGANVPAGSPITPEEAKIGQEAHPQFIQQFGGQETGPAAAYVEMIGKDISVRSGLAGARDSFTVTTLDSSVNNAFAVPGGYVYITRQLVGLMNNEAELAGVLGHEVGHVAARHSARRQQTAQRNQLLGILGQVASAVLLGDSALGRLGQQVAGQAPQLATLSYSRSQEIEADQLGITYLSQAGYDPRAMATVLASLAAQNSLDSQLQGRGNATLPEWASTHPDPAERVNDALSFAAGKPGTTTNRDRFLSRIDGLAYGDKPEQGMIEGDTFIHPDFRLSFSAPNGFYMVNSPRAVSINGDRGQGQFTTDSYNGNLETYVRAQFAKLGNQQQQVTPQVIERTTVNGLPASYGVARVNNGQQQIDVTVFAYDFGGGRAYHFLTITQAGQTGIFNPMFQSVRRISDAEAARVVPRIIDVVVAGSGDSVATLSRRMAYDSAQEARFRVLNGLSSTDQVRAGQSYKIVVRGR
- a CDS encoding acetyl-CoA carboxylase carboxyltransferase subunit alpha; translation: MVSYLEFEKPVAALESRIADLRAAAAGDEVDIGNELARLEAKSADLLASTYSALTPWQKTQVARHPARPHFRDYIDHIFTDFTPLGGDRLYGDDEAIQGGFARLGDRRVMVIGHEKGNDTESRLKHNFGMGKPEGYRKAIRLMELAGRFGLPVVTLVDTSGAFPGVEAEERGQAEAIARATEACLALPTPMVAVIVGEGGSGGAVALASAERVLMLEHAVYSVISPEGCASILWRTAEKAPDAAEAMKMTAQDLKSLGVIDRIVREPVGGAHRDHEGAAEYLSRAIGEELDELARKDPSEIRRLREERFLQIDAS
- a CDS encoding Flp family type IVb pilin; amino-acid sequence: MFNIIKSLGNDEKGATAVEYGLIVALIVVAIIGAVKGVADENNGMWATVSNKTAVAHGTV